The nucleotide sequence AAGCCCTCCAAAAATTCTCACAGGAAATCACTCGTGAACACAAATTAAACTGGGAAGAAACATGTATCCCCTTACTTAAGTTCCCTGCGCAAGATCGGAATAACTTACTCAAGGCTTTTATGCAGATCGCCTATTTTGATGAAGAATTTCGCGAAGAAGAGGCCTACTTCATTACGCTCCTTGCTAAAAATCTTAAGATCTCTAAACACAAGCGTGCGGCCATAAAAGCAGAAATCATAGAAAGGCAAGACACCAAACAAAAACGTGCACTTTCTTTAGCAGGCTTCTTAGCTATACTACTCGTCTCCATTCTTTTTATTCTCACTGCGATGTATCTAAAATCCGTCTTAATTGGCGTCGCCTTAGCATATTTTTTCTTACCTCTACAACAGTTTTATCTTAAAAAATTCATGGGCAATAACACCATTCAAAGAATCATGGAGCTCAAACCCCAAAGACGAAGCTTACATGACTGTAAGCTCCTAGAGAAGCGCGCCAACAAAAAGATGAACCTGGCCTGCAACCTCACAATTTTCACCGTTTTTTTTGCTTTCATTTTGGTGATTACGCTATTCACAACTGCAAGCTATACCGTGCTTAAAGACACACAGAAAAAAATCGTCCACATCAAACAAGAACGCCTAGACCACCACTTCACACAAGAAGAGAAAGCAGGATCTATTGAAGAGAAAACGCCTACAACAAATACAAAAGCAATCAATGATAACACTAATTCACCGCTGATTAATGAGCACGTAGATTCACCAGTAATTGAAGATCAGGGCTTATCAGAAAGCTATGTTAATTGGATACGCAAAGAAGTAAGTGAACTTCAGGATAAACTTCAAGATTTCCCTGTCCTTTCCGCTGGAATTACTCAACTATCTTTATTCCTAGAGGACAAAAATAATTTCAATGCTATCGCCGCAAAAATCACCAAAGCTTCGGGCGGACTACTAGGAACGCTCCAAGTCATGGCAGGCACTTTTGTCAATATTGTTTTAGATCTCTTTATGGGCTTCTTTTTCTTCATTTTCTTTCTTAAAAAAATGGCTTTATTCCAACTTGTTTCGGGCGGCCAATCAACCGGCCAGTACCTTATTGAGGGGATTTTCAATAGCACGTGGACACCTAGTTTAAAGCAATCTACTAAGCAAGAAGCCATGGATATCCTTGACGTTATCATCGAAAAAATGCAACGCTGGGTAAAAGGATGTATGTTTATCATCCTTATTGAACTACCTATCTTTTTAATTGTGTTTAGTCTTATGGGTGTTCCTTTTGCCATTCCTTTAGCCATTATTTCAAGTCTACAAGTCCTCCTTCCTTTCTTAGGCCCCATCATTGCCATGACTCTAACTCTTGGCACATGCTTATTTAATGGAATTACTGACCCCGCTTTCTACTTGGGACTGATGTTTGTTTACTTTCTTATTGTCACCCTTCTCGAAGGCTTTTTTCTCTACCCAAAACTCGTCGGTGCATCTCTGGGTTTGACTCTCCTGGAAACTATCATTGTGGTTTTACTTGGTGGGATTTTTGCTGGTATTGGCGGAGCTATCTTTGGTGTTCCTGCTGCCTCTATCATCAAATACCTATCTCCAAGAATTTATCGAAGCTTCTTTGCTAATAAAGAAACTCCCCTAGATGAAGATGAAGATCATGATGATTTACAAAACACAACAGAGCCTGAGCAACTAGCTTAGATCATATCTTCCCTGTTTTTTTAAATAGATGGAACTATATTCCGCCAATTTTAAAGAACTTAAGGAAAGCTCATGTCAAACATACCCGTAAATTGTTTCCTTCTCCGATACAATGAAATTGGCACCAAAGGTAAGAACCGCTGGCAATTCGAACAAAAATTACTCAATAATATTTCACGTCAGCTCACAAATAGAAATGAGTTCAATTACTATCGTGACCAAGGACGATTTGCTCTTAAAAAGAGAGATAATAGTTTCTTTTCTCCAAAAGAAATCCAAATCGCTACAGAGGCACTCAATCGTACTTTTGGTCTAGAGTCATACGCTCCAGGCATTATGACTGACCCAGATTCCGATACAATTCTTGAGCTCATCGAAAAACATTTTCCCAGCGCTTATGAACTCGGAAAAAACCAGCTACTCCCTCAACAAGATTATACATGTAGAGTACGCTGTCGCCGTAGCTGGAAGAAATTCCCCTACACATCCAAAGAAATGGAAATCAATATTGCCGACAAAATCCTTCCTAGCTATGATGACCTCAAAGTCAATCTAAAAAAAGCACACCTAACTATCGGAGTAGAAATCCGTCCTGATATTGCTTTTATTCACTTCCAGGATTACAAAGGCTTAGGTGGACTTCCCGTTGGCTCAAGCGATCCGGTCCTCTGCTTATTATCTGGAGGCATTGACTCTCCTGTCGCGGCCTTCAAAGCCATGCAAAGAGGAAGCCATGTGAATTCAGTGACTTTTGAAAGCTTTCCTTACACTCAACCTGAGTTGATTGACAAGGTGGCTAAACTACAAAATATCCTAGATCGCTACCAAGATCGCCCTGCACAATTCTACGCCTGCAATATGGCTGAGTCACAAAAAATGATTCGCGATAAATGTTCAGAACGCTTTAGAACTATCTTATATCGTCGAATCATGATGCGTGTCTCTTCTGTGCTTGCGGTACATTTAAAAGCCAAAGCACTTCTCACTGGCGAAGCAGTTGGCCAGGTCGCTTCACAAACTCTTGCCAATATGGATACTATAAATCGCTCAACCGACACCCTCGTCCTTCGTCCCTTAGTCTGCATGGATAAAAACGAAGTAATTGCCATTGCAGAAAAAGCAGGCACTTTCGACGTATCAAACATTCAGTGCGCCGACTCTTGTACTACTTTCGCACCAGGAAAACCTGCCACTAATGGCAACCCTAGACTTCTTGAAGAACAAGAAACGAGATATGAAGCCAGCGATGCTATTATTGACTGCCTTAAGAATACTCGTTTGATTGATACTCATAGCTTAGAAGAAACTCCCGTCCCCGAACTCATTGAGATTTATGAGCAGAACTTCAAGCGACAGTGGTTTGGAAACGACTAAAAAATGAGTACACACCTCAAAGATTATAACTTCCACCTCCCCGAGGAGCTAATCGCACAGCGACCTCCTGAGGAGCGACATCAATCGAGAATGATGGTTATAGATAGAAGTACATCTAGCCGTGAAATCATTCCCTTCCAAGAATTCCCTTCTTTTCTCAAAGAAGGGGATTTAATTGTTCGGAATAACACAAAAGTAATTCCCGCTCGACTCTTTGGTCACAAAAAAGAGTCTGGAGGCAAAGTGCAAGCATTGCTTTGCGAAGAACGCAAAACCGGTCTTTGGCAAGCCATGCTAAAACCTGGACGAAGACTTCGAGCCGACACAATCATCCAGATTGAGAATACCAAAGACGAGTACTTCACTGTCAAAGAAAAATTAGATGACGGCACTTACCTGATTCAATTCTCTAACCCTGATGTCCTCAGCGTTCTCGACAAATATGGCCACATACCCCTACCTCCCTACATGAATCGCGAAGATGATGAGCAAGATCGTCAGCGTTACCAAACCGTTTTTGCCGATCAACCAGGTGCCGTTGCAGCTCCCACCGCAGGCCTTCATTTTACCGATGATATTTTTGCGCAGTGCGCAGAAAAAGGTGCTTCATTTACTGACCTAACCTTACATACTGGTATCGGCACCTTCCAACCCGTCTCATGCGAAGATTTATCTCAGCACCAAATGCATAGTGAGTTTTTTGAATTATCTGAATCAAGTGCAAAAAAAATCCACACTACGAAAAAAAATGGCGGTCGTATATTTGCTATTGGGACAACTTCGGTACGTACCTTAGAAACTTGTGCTAACCCAAAAAATTTCATCCAGGCCGGCAAAGGAAAAACACAAATATTCCTCTACCCCCCAAAAACACCACAAGTAACAGACTGCTTATTAACTAACTTCCATTTACCAAAATCTACTTTACTCATGCTTGTCTCCACCTTTTTCCCTCGGGAAGAGGTACTAGCAGCTTACGAAAGTGCCGTAGAAAACCAAATGCGTTTCTTCAGTTACGGCGACTGCATGCTCATCGTCTGATCACCCCACCCTTAAATATTAACAAATAGTTAACTTTTAGGATTTTTCTCATGAAATATGAGGAAAAATACTGGATTATACATTTTTTTTACAAAACACTTTTTGATAAGTACCGTTATTGGCCTATGATCCTAACAATGGTAATGGGCCATAGGAAACGAGGAGTTTTATAAATAGAGAAAGATACAATATCCTCTCTATAAATTTCTTTTGGATATTACTAATCTAACGATTGGTATTTAATAAAACGGGGAAAAATATGAATATAGCATCAAAAATCATCAGCACTTTAATTGTAACACAAGCGAGTCTTCTTGCTGGACAAGTAGCTGAATGGACTTTTAACAACTCAAAAAATACTCTGGCCGATACTTCTATCAGCCAAGAACACCAAGCAACTATGGTCGGCAAGGCAGCCCGCTTTGGCTTTAAAGGCTACGATAAAAAAACTAAATACGCTGCTAGATTTGAAGGCACTCTCGATAGCATGATTCTTGTCGACAAACACCAAGATTTCGAAAGTAAATCTTTCTCATGCCTAGTTTACACCAAATCCGCTGTGACGCGTGACGGTAAATACCGGTCTGTACTCTATGCGCGAGACCAAGAAGGATTTTGCCTATACCAAGGCCCCCGAGGCAATTGGCAAATATGGTCAAAAGGTTACGAGCCAAATTGGACTAAGCATATTATTGCACCAGTTATCGAAAAACAATGGGAACAATTCCTTATTTCATACAACGCTAAGGATGTCAACCCTGACAATAAAAAGCAAGGGCGATTGCTTGTGTGGCTAAACGGTGATCTAAAAGTAGATACTTACAGCGATTATTTACCCTCTATGAGCAAGTTGAGCATTGGCTCAAACACAGTGGGCACCGCTAACTACAAAGGCTTAATTGATCATATTGAACTTTGGAATGAATCTATCCTAACACTCAAGGAACAGCCGAAACAACTCTCCCCTCTAATTACAGAAAAAGATATTAAACTTGCAAAAATACGATTATCCGAGCTCAATTTTGATAGTGAGGCTAAAATTTCTTTAACAGGAGATGACGCGCAATTTTGTTTTATTAAGGATCAGAGCATCTTCTTACAAAAAGGCACTGACCTCCAAACCAAAACACAGCTTTCAATCAACGTGAACGTGAGCTCTGGTTTAATTGCTCAGACTTGTTCAATAGAGCTATATGTCCCTATCGCCAATAAAATGGTAAGTAGAATTCAAAAGTAAGAAAAAAACTCCCTTCTCGTAAGGGAGTTTTTTACAGCTTAAACTAGGGGATCACAAGGATATCTTCTTTGAAATCATTGAGCAACCAACGCATTGTACTCCCCATAAAAAGCCTCTCAACACTCGAATGAGATGAAGCTCCCATAACGAGTAATTCGGCATCTACTTCATCACACACGCGTTTAACTCCATCTGCCGCACCTCCAGAACACACTTTCTCAGCATAACAAAGACCCTCTAAATCCAAATTTTGAACAGCCTCTTTCATAAGCTTGAGTACATTATCGTGAATGAGGTCTCTTTCGACATCTTCTTGAGGGTAATAAACATTCAATTGTCCTTCTAGGTCAACATACCCCGTACTCTCGGGGATGACGTGCACAAAATAAATCTGAGCCGAACAAGCTTTCGCAACCATAACCGCAACATCCGCAGCTCTCTTACAGTTTTCAGAAAAATCCAGCGCGCAAACTATCGTTTGTGGTAAGCGACTAATACTTCGGTGTGGATGTACCCAAACAGGCGTACTGGCATGAGCTATAATACGCTCTGCTTCCGTCGTCAAAAACTTATGCATTACCCCTTCGGTATGCCTTCCTACCACGATAAGCGAATTACTATGCTTATTGGCTACCGCAACTAATTCATTGTGAATTCGACCAATTTGAACAACGGGCTCCTCTACATGACTTGCTCCATGCTTATTGTACAAATGATCAACGTCTTTTTTGAACTTTTCTAATGCCCCTAAACGTGATTCTTCTGTTTCTCGAGGATAAAATGGATTAAAACCTAAAGTTTCAATAACATGTACGGGACGAATCTTTGCTTTAAAGACCGTTGCTAATTTCTGTGACTCCCTAACTGCCATACTAAAATGATGTTCAGAAAAAACTCCAGTCACTATATTGTCTATATGCATCATAATTAAACTCCACTATTGGATTTTATCTTAATATACAACATCTTATATAGTAATGGAAATTTCCCTCATATTAAAAATTGATCTAACTATTTAAGCACTCTATAGTAGTCCAACTTCAACTAAAACAAGGCTCTATCTACAATGAGACCCATACTCTTATTCCTCTCGCTATTCATCCTTTCTAGCTGCGCCTTATTTCAACCCTCACAGAAAGATCTATTTTATACTGACTACGAAAGCAACCCCGATTATAGCACTCGTAAAATGGGCACCTATTTTGTGGTCCTTACCTTTCGACCTAACACTATCTATAATAGCTACACCGTTGAAGAGCCTGGGGTCAAATTCGTTTGGCGCATGGGTGATAATGAAATAATGATCAACAAAGATGAATTGAGTATTAATAAAAAGCAATTTGGCAATATTGAAGGCGCTCGAATCGTCAAGATCGACAAGGGAAAAGTTTATATTGACGATAAATATCGAAAGGCGCTTAAGTAAATTTGATATTTTTATCCTTACATTTCACATAATAAGTGACTTAAGTATTAATTATCAATAGATAAGCTTGACGCTAGCATTCATAAGGTTATAGTAGCGACCTTTAAAAGTCAGTTAAACTATAATTTTTTTTTACATTTTAATATTAAGTAATAAAATACATAAACTTTAGGGAAAATACATGCCATCAGAAGTTAGTGCAAAAAAAGGTGAGCCAATCGATAAGGCTCTTAGACGTCTAAAAAAGAAATTAGACCGTGAAGGTGTACTCCGCGAGTTACGTAACCGTCGCTGCTACGAGAAACCAAGCGAAATCAAAAGACGCGAAGGCAAAAGCCTTGTTAAGCGTATCAGAAAAGAGAATCGCGCTCGCTAAGAGAATTGCTGATTCACCCCTTTCAAGCTGGTCTTTATGACCAGCTTTCTTTGTTTAT is from Lentisphaera profundi and encodes:
- a CDS encoding universal stress protein is translated as MMHIDNIVTGVFSEHHFSMAVRESQKLATVFKAKIRPVHVIETLGFNPFYPRETEESRLGALEKFKKDVDHLYNKHGASHVEEPVVQIGRIHNELVAVANKHSNSLIVVGRHTEGVMHKFLTTEAERIIAHASTPVWVHPHRSISRLPQTIVCALDFSENCKRAADVAVMVAKACSAQIYFVHVIPESTGYVDLEGQLNVYYPQEDVERDLIHDNVLKLMKEAVQNLDLEGLCYAEKVCSGGAADGVKRVCDEVDAELLVMGASSHSSVERLFMGSTMRWLLNDFKEDILVIP
- a CDS encoding AI-2E family transporter, with the protein product MKTKTTLLNKFTSPLTHAIEASFDSLAFHSVGEKEHSQAIDSVIILAAELLKQSKKSRLSQIKAVRSYIHESFGDEALQKFSQEITREHKLNWEETCIPLLKFPAQDRNNLLKAFMQIAYFDEEFREEEAYFITLLAKNLKISKHKRAAIKAEIIERQDTKQKRALSLAGFLAILLVSILFILTAMYLKSVLIGVALAYFFLPLQQFYLKKFMGNNTIQRIMELKPQRRSLHDCKLLEKRANKKMNLACNLTIFTVFFAFILVITLFTTASYTVLKDTQKKIVHIKQERLDHHFTQEEKAGSIEEKTPTTNTKAINDNTNSPLINEHVDSPVIEDQGLSESYVNWIRKEVSELQDKLQDFPVLSAGITQLSLFLEDKNNFNAIAAKITKASGGLLGTLQVMAGTFVNIVLDLFMGFFFFIFFLKKMALFQLVSGGQSTGQYLIEGIFNSTWTPSLKQSTKQEAMDILDVIIEKMQRWVKGCMFIILIELPIFLIVFSLMGVPFAIPLAIISSLQVLLPFLGPIIAMTLTLGTCLFNGITDPAFYLGLMFVYFLIVTLLEGFFLYPKLVGASLGLTLLETIIVVLLGGIFAGIGGAIFGVPAASIIKYLSPRIYRSFFANKETPLDEDEDHDDLQNTTEPEQLA
- the rpsU gene encoding 30S ribosomal protein S21, translated to MPSEVSAKKGEPIDKALRRLKKKLDREGVLRELRNRRCYEKPSEIKRREGKSLVKRIRKENRAR
- the thiI gene encoding tRNA uracil 4-sulfurtransferase ThiI, whose amino-acid sequence is MSNIPVNCFLLRYNEIGTKGKNRWQFEQKLLNNISRQLTNRNEFNYYRDQGRFALKKRDNSFFSPKEIQIATEALNRTFGLESYAPGIMTDPDSDTILELIEKHFPSAYELGKNQLLPQQDYTCRVRCRRSWKKFPYTSKEMEINIADKILPSYDDLKVNLKKAHLTIGVEIRPDIAFIHFQDYKGLGGLPVGSSDPVLCLLSGGIDSPVAAFKAMQRGSHVNSVTFESFPYTQPELIDKVAKLQNILDRYQDRPAQFYACNMAESQKMIRDKCSERFRTILYRRIMMRVSSVLAVHLKAKALLTGEAVGQVASQTLANMDTINRSTDTLVLRPLVCMDKNEVIAIAEKAGTFDVSNIQCADSCTTFAPGKPATNGNPRLLEEQETRYEASDAIIDCLKNTRLIDTHSLEETPVPELIEIYEQNFKRQWFGND
- the queA gene encoding tRNA preQ1(34) S-adenosylmethionine ribosyltransferase-isomerase QueA; protein product: MSTHLKDYNFHLPEELIAQRPPEERHQSRMMVIDRSTSSREIIPFQEFPSFLKEGDLIVRNNTKVIPARLFGHKKESGGKVQALLCEERKTGLWQAMLKPGRRLRADTIIQIENTKDEYFTVKEKLDDGTYLIQFSNPDVLSVLDKYGHIPLPPYMNREDDEQDRQRYQTVFADQPGAVAAPTAGLHFTDDIFAQCAEKGASFTDLTLHTGIGTFQPVSCEDLSQHQMHSEFFELSESSAKKIHTTKKNGGRIFAIGTTSVRTLETCANPKNFIQAGKGKTQIFLYPPKTPQVTDCLLTNFHLPKSTLLMLVSTFFPREEVLAAYESAVENQMRFFSYGDCMLIV